Genomic segment of Chitinispirillales bacterium ANBcel5:
CAAGATGTCTGGGTTTCATTGCGGTGTATAATCCCGCTACGTTTTTCTGGAAATCATAACTTATCGAATTCAATGAAATCTGCATAATACCTCTAAACCAGGCCCTTTTTAGCACCCGGATTTTCCCGCTGCCCACATTTGCTTAGTTTTGGCTATTTTTCGCATATCAAAATTACGTAACAACTATGAAAATAGCTTAGTTTAGAGATTTGGTGGTAGAAAAATAAACCACATCACAGCCATCCCATCCTCTCGGACTGGCTGCTAAGCATTTTTCCATTCATGTAGGCGTTGGTACTATAACATTCACAACTCTCTGCAATGTGGAAACTTCGTACATCCCCAAAACAACTTACCTGCACAAGCCCTCTCTGACTATATCAATGAGACGTTCTAACAGATATCCCTTCACACCGTAGCAGTAAAAGCCGAGGCTGAACTGGTACAGGAACACGATCCTTTATACTGTTTAAACATTATGAGCAAGACCTTGGAGGCAGCCCTTTTGATTCAGGAGATAGGGAGATTTGCCCGTACGGTCTTCTATAATGACCCCGGGAGGAAAGATTACCCCACCTCCAAACGCCATTTCTGATACTTCCTAGTAACATCTCTGGTACAAATAGGGTATAAGAAATAGTACATGAGAGCATTTTAAACACATCTGAGATCGGGGGAACCCTTAGGGACACTGTCCTTTACCTTTCCCCCGATCGGGGGAACCCTTAAGTGCACTGTCCTTAACCTTTCCCCCGGTCGGGGGAACCCTTGGGGACACCGTCCTTAACCTTTCCCCCGATCGGGGGAATCTTTGGGGACACTGTCCTTAACAGTTCCCCCGATCTCAGATGGCCATTATTGGCTGTTTTGAACCAGTTCGGGGCGATCCTACTAATTCACCTGAGCAACCGGAACCTCTAACCGGTCACCAGAAATGAATCCCCCGGACCCCAGGTAGGAAACCTGGGGCTAGAGCCGTATCCCCTTCGGGGTATTGTTTTCACGATTCCGTGGTTTGATATTTGGAGCCTGTCGGGATGATTCTCTTAAAAATTATACACGCCACACCAAACATTTGGGCATTGATGCTATATTACCCCAACACCGGACCCCAGATAGGAAACCTGGGGCTATGGCCGTAACCCCTTCGGGGTATTGTCTTCACGCTCCCATGGTTTGATATTTGAATCCGGTGGATGATTCTCTTAAAATTGTACACGCCACACCAAACATTACGGCATTGATGCTATGATACCCAACACCGGACCCCAGATAGGAAACCTGGGCTAGAGCCGTAACCCCTTCGGGGTATTGTTTTCACGATTCCGTGGTTTGATATTTGGAGCCGGTCGGGATGATTCTTTTAAAATCGTACACGCCACACCAAACATTACGGCATTGTCGCTATAATACCCCAACGGGGTTATGGCTCTAGCCTGGGGTTTCCTACCCCAGGAAGAGGTTGTATTGCATTTCGGTTTCGAAATCAAAATTGTGCAATCGTAATTTTTACATTTAAAACGTTTCCACACCCTATACAAATATTAAATTTCAGTATACCCTTATTGTCACATCAACAAAAGGAAAAATCATGTCACAATCCCTCACCAAACTCTATACGCATATTGTTTTTTCGACAAAAAACCGCGTACCTTTTTTAGCTGATAAAATGCTTCGTTACCAATTTCACGATTATATTGGCGGTGTTTTGAGGACCTTGGATACAGTGCCGTTGGTCGTTGGTGGTGTAGATGATCACATTCATATTCTATGTGTTACATCAAAGAATAACGCAATCTCAAAATTAGTAGGTGAAACCAAACGCATATCTTCCATGTGGATTAAATCCAGAGATGTTATTTACAGTAGTTTCTATTGGCAACGTGGTTACAGTGCTTTTTCTGTAGGACGAACTGAGATAGACAAGACGAGAAATTATATCTCCAGCCAGGAAACACATCATCAGAATGATTCTTTCGAGGATGAATACCTTCGTTTGTTGGATGAGAATGAAATGAATTATGATCTTCGATATGTTTGGGATTGATTATGAATATCCCTGACCACCGGACCGGACCCCAGGTAGGAAACCTGGGGCTAGGGCCGTAACCCCTTCGGGGTATTGTTTTCACGATTCCGTGGTTTGATATTTGGAGCCGGTCGGGATGATTCTCTTAAAATTGTACACGCCACGCCAAACATTTGGGCATTGATGCTATATTACCCCAACGGGGTTACGGCTCTAGCCTGGGGTTTCCTACCCCAGGAAGATGATCCATGTATCAGGTGGTTGATTGCGGTTTCGAATTTGGGAGAGTGGGTTCGATTGCGATGTATCGACCATTATTCCATATCGGAAAATGTCACCAATATACCGGACCGGATCCCCAGGTAGAAAACCTGGGGCTATGGCCGTAACCCCTTCGGGGTATTGTTTTCACGATTCCATGGTTTGATATTTGAATCCGGTCGGGATAATTCTCTTAAAATTATACACGCCACACCAAACATTTGGGCATTATCGCTATAATACCCCAACGGGGTTACGGCTCTAGCCTGGGGTTTCCTACCCCAGGAAGATGATCGGGAGATGTGACCATTCAACAGGTAATTGATTTCGTTTATTGATCATCGTAAAATGGATGGATGCGATTGCGACACGTCACATCAAACCTCATTCAAAAACATCTCCCTTTGCACAATCATTTTCGACAAAGGTATATTTCACATCAAACAACACAGTGGAAACGATCACATGAAGAAAAACCCTGTCTAAATAGCCCTATACGTATAGTTAGAGAAACAGGCGAAAATAAGCCATGAAACTCACTCCAGCTCAAAAAGCATCATTTAGAAAAACAGTAAAAGAGTTTTATCTCAGCCATAAGCGTTTGCTGCCCTGGAGAGAGAATGTCAGCCCCTACACCGTGTTTATCTCCGAAGTGATGCTTCAGCAGACACAGGTGCAGCGGGTGAGAACAAAATTTGGCCCGTTCGTCGAGCGTTTCCCCGACTTTGCAACCCTGGCAGCTGCAACCCTGGAGGAGGTGCTTCAACTGTGGAAAGGGCTTGGGTATAACAGACGGGCACAATCACTGAGAAATGCTGCGCAGATTATAGTGAACGAGTATGACGGCACCCTGCCATCATCACCCGAAGAGCTTAAAAAACTCCCGGGGATCGGTGTCGCCACCGCTGCTTCAATTGCCGCCTTTGCATTCAATGCCCCCACACTGTTTCTTGAAACCAATATCCGCACCGTGTATATACATCACTTTTTCCCCAATAGAAGCGATGTAAGTGATCATGAGCTGCTTGAGCTGGCAGAACAGACAATAGATCGCACCAATGCTTCAGACTGGTACTCCGCTCTCATGGACTATGGAACCGAGCTTAAAAAACAGGAGGGCAATCTTACCCGCAACAGCGCTTATTACAAAAAACAGTCCTCTTTTAGCGGCTCACGGCGGCAACTACGGGGGCTTGTTCTGTCACTGCTACTTGAAAACAAAACCATGAACCTCAACCTCATCGTCCAAAACCTCGAACGTGATGCGGAACAGATCAGCGAGGTTCTGGAGCATCTGACCAAAGAGGGGATAGTTGCGAAAAAGAGGTCTTCTTATGTGCTGGCGGAATGAGATCTTGGGGTCCCAGGTTCCAGGCGTTTAAACGCCTGGTGGGGGGGGCGAAATGAATTCTCCTCGTCCTGTAGGGACGACTTTCTTTCCCGATGCCAAATCGAAGGGGGCAAAACAACTCTCAATAAAAATCTGGCAGCGTAAAAAATCCAACAATTATATTAAGAAATGGAAAATTCAGCCAGCTGTTCGGGCTGAAACGACATTAAATAACGGAACGGGGTGTGAATCCCCGGCGGACCCGCCGCTGTAACCGGGGACTGCAGAGCAAAGAACCACTGTCGGATAAAACACACCGATGGGAAGGCTGCTCGAAGCGGTTTGATCCGGAAGCCAGAAGACGATTTAGTGCCTAAATCCCTTAAGAGGGGATTTGCCTTTGAACTTTGGAAGAGTTCTGAGGATTTGAAATTGGAACACCTGTGCATCCAGTAGCATAAAGTTTATATGGTACTGTCCTCGTACACCTTTCATTTTCAGCACTCGGCGGGAAAGAGCGGAACACCAGCGTGCCGCGTCCATCTTTTTTCAAAGTGGGAGACCGGGTGTGTGAAGAGATTCCTTCAGAGAGAGAATTTTTAGGATTATGCTTCGTCTGCGGAAGACCGCGCTCAGTATGAGCGGACCCTTCGGCTGTACGCTCAGGGACCGATGGGAATACGGAAAAGGACTTAGAGCTTGAAATCAAACAAACAATACGCATTTATGATTGCTGCTACCGGAAGCGGGGTGGGGAAAACCTCCGTGTCAACTGCTCTATGTGCGGCGTTTATAGCCCGCGGTATGAGTGTGCAGTGTTTTAAAGCCGGGCCTGATTTTCTTGATCCAACTTTCAGCACCGCGCTCACTGGCCGCCCATGCTACAATCTTGATATCTGGATGTGTGGCGAAGAATATTGCCGCGAGCTGTTTGAGCATAAGAGTGAAGGTGCCGATGTTGTCGTGGTAGAAGGGGTGATGGGGCTTTATGACGGAGCGGATTCATCATCGGATTACGGCAGTTCCGCTCATCTTGCACGCCTGCTTGATATCCCGGTGCTACTCCTTATTGATGTAAGGGGCAATGCCAGGACCGCCGCAGCAGTGGTGCATGGCATGGTTAACTTTCCAAATGCACCGAAGGTTGCCTCAGTGATTGCAAACAGGGTCGGAAGTCCGGCACATGGGCAGATTATTGATACTGCACTCCGTTCAGTTAACCTATCTCCACTCGCAGGAGCTGTTGTTCGCGGGGCTTTCCCGGAGATTGCCAGCAGACATCTCGGGTTAATGCCAATCGACCCTTTGTCAGTAGAGAATCGCTTCTATGATAATTTTGCTCAGGCTGCAGAAGAGCATCTTGCAATCGATTCGATCCTTTCGCTAACTGAAAAGAGAACTGCCTCTGCCGATGATATAATTACGAGAAAGCAAATACAGGAAGATACAACTAAACGGGTGCGTATGGCGATAGCCCGTGATGAAGCTTTCTTTTTCTATTATGCCGATGACCTTGAACGCCTTACCAGTGAAGGGGTAGAGTTGGTCCCCTTTTCTCCACTGCACGATGAGATATTGCCCCATGATATCGATGCACTATGGATTGGCGGAGGCTATCCCGAAGAGCATGCTGCAAAGCTGAGTCGTAACAGTGCAATGCGTAGCTCTATACGACAGTTTGCAGAGAATGGCGGCGTCGTGTATGCAGAATGTGGTGGGTATATGTACATTGGAAACGGGATTTTTGATCGTGAAGAGAAGTATTATGAGATGTGCGGTGTATTGCCGGTAAAGTATTCAATGCGGAAAAAAATTTCACGTCTCTCCTATGCAGAAGTGACGTTTAAGACGGACACTTTCTTTGGCCCTGCAGGTACTGAGTGCCGTGGTCATGAATTTCATTACTCTGATATCGTTGCCCGTACAGAAAAAAGCAATGCTGCATATTCTGTGTCATATCGAAAGGGTGGAAGTACAGAGGAGCAGGGGTGCAGTTATAAAAATGTGATTGCAGGCTATGTTCATCTGCATCTGTCTTCTCATCCGTTCGCACTGAAATATTTTGTCAGTTTTGTTGAAAAGAATATAACGGAGAACTTATAAGTGAATAAACAAGTGATGGCCGGAAAGGCTATAGAGTGCAGGAGTCATCAGATTATCGACCGGGCTCTCAGGCGGTTTGGGTATGGTGGCGGGGATGATGAAAAGGTGATAGTACGCCGTGTTGTTCATGCAACTGCAGAGTTTTCCTTTTCAGAAAACCTCTATATTCATTCGAATGCGATTACACGTGGGGTTGCGGCTCTTGGTGCAGGCAGTCGACTTATTTGTGATGTGAGAATGCTTGCAGCAGGATGTACCCATTCACCTTTACCGGTACAGTGTGCGCTGGATGTAGCGGGTAACGCTGAACTTGCGACTAAAAAAGGAATCACTCGCTCCTCTGCAGCATTTGAGCTGTTGGAAGATCAGTTGGATGGAGCTATCATTGCAATAGGTAATGCCCCGACTGCGCTTCGTACAGTGATTGCGCTTTGCACCGCTCCAAAAGGGCCATCACCGGCCTTAATTATCGGTATGCCAGTTGGATTCGTTGATGCAAAGGAGTCCAAAATTGCTTTGAAAACTTCGGGTCTTGTGTGTATCACCAATACCAGTCGCAAAGGGGGAAGCCCCGCAGCAGCAGCTGTTTTCAATGCTCTATGTACCTTATATAAAGAAAGGAGCAGGGTGTAACTACCCTATCTGTGAAAAACCGTATGAAACTGCTCGAGAGAAAAATTATTACTGATCATATAAAGGGACCAATGGACCCATCCCTTCCCGCGATTCTTCTCGCTGCGTTTGGAAGCAATTCTGAAGCCGGACGCAGCACCTATGAAAAGATCGATAAGGCGTTTGAACAGTCGTTTCCGGACCACCGTCGTATATGGGGGTTTACCTCCAAAACGGTGAAAAAGAGGATGAGTGAACGTAATACTCCGATAGCTGACGTTTCGGAAGCACTTGAGATACTGAGAGCTGAAGGTGTGGAGTCGTGTGCTGTTGTACCGCTGTTTGTTATTCCAGGCGAGGAGTACGAGCGTATCACCGGGCTAAAGGTTAGTGGAATGAAGATTCACACTGCACTTCCTTTACTTGCCGGCGCACAGGATATCGAGAGGGTAGCTTCACTGTGCCTTTCGATGATCCAAAAGGATACAGCCACAATTCTTGCAGGACACGGCAACGGATCTGATTCCAGTCTTAATGCCCCACTGCTGTCACTTGAACGCCATATCCGCAAACAGTCTGAACACGCCTTTCTCGCAACATTTGACGGGGAACCGGGTGTTGCATCGCTTGAACAGTTTAGCTCACTTTCGGGGCAGAATAGATCGATTGATGTACTGCCATTACTAATGGTAAGCGGAGTGCATGTGGAGGATGATGTTCTGGGCGAGAAACCTTCATCGTGGAAAAATATCCTTGGCGATTATGAGTTGAGTATTCTACCATCACTGGGGATGCATCCCGGAATACAACAAGTTTTTATTGACCATTGCAGCGCGGCACTTGATACCCTCACCAGTCGAAAAGCATTTAAACCACAGAACGGGCACTTCTATGCAGTAGGTGTGGGACCTGGTGCGCCGGATCTTCTGACAAGGCGGGCTGAGACTGTAATCAGAGCTGCGGATGTAATTATTGCCCCTAAATCTGCAGTAACCACCGAAAGCTTAGCATTGGAAACCGTTGCTGATTGTTTACGCCCTGATCAGCAGATTCTGGAGCATGTGTATTCGATGTCACGAGATCTGACCCGGACAATGGAAAACTGGTCGCAAATCGCCAGAAAAGTAAAAGAGTACTGTAATGAAGGGAAAAAAGTTGTACAGATCACGCTCGGTGATCCTCATCTTTACAGTACCACCGCTTATCTGATGAGTATGCTTAGAGAGCAGATGGATGAAACGCTTCTTCACATTATACCGGGGATCAGCGCTTTTCAGGCAGCTGCGGCTTCATTTACCGAACCTCTTACGAGTCAGGAGGACCGGATGATACTCATGAGTGCTCAGGATATGGATGCTGTAAGTGACGCGCTTGAACGGTGTGAAACATTGGTTCTGTACAAATGTGCTTCAGTGCTGGATCAGCTTGCCACTTTGCTTGAACAGAAGGGGCTTATCGATCAGGCAAGGCTGGTTTGTTACGCTGAACAGGAACAACAGCTTGTCTTTAACGATATTCGTGATGCGGTGCATACGGCAAAAGGATACATGGCTACAGCAACGATCCATGTGCGGCGCAAGAGCTGGGCTGTATGAACGGTGTGCAGGGAAGAGGGCGCACCGGTTACACCACCGGATGCTGTGCTGCAGCAGCTGCCAAGGCAGCAGCACTGGCACTATGCAAAAAAGAAACGGTGAAATCGGTAACAGTTGCCCTTCCTGAATGCAGGACAGTTCAAATTACTATTGAATCAGTATGGTTTGACAGTACAAAGGGGGGCGCGTCGGTTAGAAAAGATGCCGGAGATGATCCCGATTCTACTCATGGAATGCTTGTTTCTGTTGAGCTGGAGCAATCTGATGAAAATCGTTTCTATGCCGGGGAGGGAGTAGGGACTGTAACACTGCCAGGTCTCACCGTCGCGGTGGGTGAGCCGGCAATAAATTCTATGCCACGACAGATGATTGTGCAGGCTATACAGTCGGTAACCAGAGAAAAAATGAGCATAACAGTGTCGATCCCCGGGGGCGAGGCAGTTGCAAGTCGAACATTTAATCCACGTCTTGGAATAGAGGGTGGACTTTCTATACTTGGCACTACCGGTATAGTGCGCCCCTTTTCAACAGATGCTATCGCTGAGACGATCAGGTGTTCACTGAGCATCGCTGCTGCACGGGGAGTTAAAGATCCTGTTCTGGTTCCCGGTAATATCGGGCGTAATGCCGCACTAAAGATCTTTCCTGGCAGCAAGAATCGAATTGTTGAGGTTGGAAATGCCTGGGATAGTGCAATGCAGCGTATTGGTGCGTTTGGTTTTCGTAGCTTTACTGTGGTCGGTCATCCGGGAAAGCTTGTAAAGCTTACACAAACAGTGGGGGATACCCACTCGTCACGATCTCTTCGGGCGGTTGATATACTCAAGAACTATCTGCTGGATACAGGAATCTCTGTAACTGAAGATCGTATCACCACCGAAGACCTGCTTCTATCACTCGATTCGCCCGTTCGTGAAAAGCTGCTTAAGGACGCGTGTGCACAAATCGCACTATCACTTGATAAGGCTGTGAAGACAGCTGCTGCAGTAAAGTGTCTCTGTGAAGAGGTGGTGCTGGTATCCATGAGTGGGGAGGTAATCTCAGGATGGAAAAGAGGTACAAAAATTGAATAGAGGGTGGTATTTTACAATCGCAGGGTGCGGTCCCGGGTCAAGCGATTATCTTACACAGGCGGTTAGCAACGCTGTAGAGGAGAGCGAAATCGTTGTTGGGTCAAGGCGTTTATGTGAACTATTTACATCCTTTAAAGGAGAGATAATTACCACATCCGATCTGAGCCATGTTAAAAGTGTGATTGATTCAGCTCGTAAAAAGGGCCAAAGGGTTACAGTGCTTGTTTCAGGAGACCCGATGGTGTCAAGTCTTGCGACTCCTTTAAGAATTGCCTATCCTGATGAGTATCGTATTGTTAGTGGAATAAGTGCCGTGCAGGTAGCAGCCGCAGCTGTGGGTGTTGATTGGACCAGCGCAGAGATTCTTTCGGCTCATGCTGTGACCAACGCGGTGGATTACGATCTGCTTTTGAGAAAAGGCGCATTGATCCTGCTTGCGGGTAACAGAAAACATATCGCATGGATAAACTCACTGCATCAGGCGCTAAAGGATAGTTATACACTTTTTATCCTTAAAAATCTAACACTTAAAACTGAATCGATAGACGTTTATTGTGATGCAAATATAACTGAAGAGATTATTGCAGGGCTTACCATTCTTATTTGGAAAAGAGCGAAGGAGAAACAATGAAACTCTATTTTGTAGGAGCGGGGCCGGGTGATCCGGAACTGCTCACGCTAAAAGCAGCCCGCCTGCTCTCCGAATGCGTCTGCTGTATTTATGCCGGATCACTTGTTCCCGAGACGGTAACTGGTATGGTGAATAAGGATGCTGTTCTTTATGATTCCTCGCGTATGACACTTGATCAGATTATTGCTACTATGAAAAGTTATGCTGATAAGGATTGTACGGTGGTGAGGCTTCACACCGGAGAACCGTCATTGTACGGGGCTATCGGTGAACAGATGGCACGACTGGATGCCTGTGGTATAGAGTATGAGATCGTTCCGGGTGTCTCATCATATCAGGCAGCTGCTGCAGCACTCAAATGTGAACTTACCGTCCCCGGTGGATCACAGACCGTAATTCTTTCAAGGGTTGCCGGAAGAACACCTGTTCCAAAAGAACAATCCCTTGGGAATATCGCACCACTAAAAGCTACTCTTTGCCTTTTTCTGTCGGTTGGTGCAATGGATACAATTGTTAAAGAACTTTCTCCTCATTACGGCAGTGACTGTCCTGTTGCTGTGGTGATGTATGCATCCCGGAAGAATCAAAAGGTAGTGAGAGGTACTCTCATTACTATAGCTGAGCAGATTGCAAAATCTGATATAAAGAAAACTGCTATGGTTATTATAGGGGAAGCATTGAGTGGTAGTCAATCGGAATCGTACCTGTATAACAAATTTTTCTCCCATGAGTATCGTGATGCGCAGTCATGAAGAGTTCATGGTGAAGGTAGCAATCATTGCTCATAGTCCGCAGGGGGCGATGATTGCAGAGCAGGTCTGTTCCCGCTTTTCGGGAGCGGTACTGTATCTGCATAAGGATCTGCAACCGGTTTTTGGCTCTCTACCTTTTGAGTCGATCTTTGAGCTCATCTCTTCTTCCTTTAACAAATACAGCGGAATAATCTATATCGGCCCATCAGGTGTGATCGTACGGGCTATCGCGCCTCATATCAAAAGTAAGCTCAGTGACCCTGCAGTTGTATGTGTTGATGCAGCAGGGTTATGGTGTATGTCGATTCTTTCGGGGCATGAGGGGGGAGCCAATGAATTAACTGTTGCGGTAGCAAACGCAACAGGTGCAGAGCCAATCATCACCACCACAACTGAAGCACTAAAACCCTACTACATAGGGGTGGGATGCAGACGGGATACATCAAGTGAAAATATTGTTGAGCTTATCCATGATGGACTAAGCCAGATTTCGCTTACACTCGAATCTGTAAGATATATCGCTTCATCGGTTATTAAATCAAACGAGCGGGGACTTATTAAAGCAGCTCTGTCCTGCGGAGTGCCGTTGCGTTTCATACCCGACTGGTGTATAAGGCAGTTTGCAGGAATGGTAACTGTTTCAGAGCGGGTGATGTCACAGTTTAATTTACCGGCAGTCGCGGAACCATCAGCACTTGCCGCAGGAAGGAACACAACATTAGTACTCAAACGCATTCAGAAAAACGGAGTGACCGTTGCGATAGCAAGGGAAAACTCTACCTGGTCGGAATAGGTCCGGGCAATAAACTCGACAGAACACACAGGGCAGAAAAAGCTGTCCTTGATTCCGATATCATCGTTGGCTATGCGCCCTATCTTGAAAGTATCGCTGATCTTACATCTGGTAAACAGTGCTATTCAAGTGGCATGCGAAAAGAGATTGAAAGGTGTACCGGTGCTGTGGAGTATGCCTGCAACGGCCACACTGTATCGGTGATCTCTTCGGGTGACAGCGGAATCTATGGTATGGCTGGTTTGGTGCTTGAGATTCTTCACCGAAAAGGGCTAGACATTCCCGTTGAGGTGGTGTGTGGTGTAAGCGCGGCAAATGCAGCAGCTGCAGCGCTTGGGGCCCCACTTATGAATGATTTCGCGGTGATAAGTCTTTCAGATCTTCTTGTGCCACTGGAGAGGATAAAAAAGCGGTTGGAAGCACTTGCGGCTCTGGATATGGTCACAGTGATCTATAACCCTAAGAGTAAAACAAGGACTGAACCGTTTGAGATGATGGTTTCGATCTTCAGTGCACACCGGAGCGCTGAGACTGCCGTGGGAATTGTGACAAAGGCAAGCAGCGAAGATGAAGAGGTGGTGACAGTTACAACTCTGGGGAAATTGAGAGAGTGCCAAATCGGGATGAGCACTACGATAATTATTGGCTCTGGTGATGTAGCGCTTCTGGATGGGCGAATGGTTTCATTGCGGGGATACAGGCTGGATGGCAACAGAGCAGATCATGAATAGAAGCGTGCTTGTGGTTGGGGGAGTTGCAGAAACGGAATCGATCGTTACTGGCTTAGAAGAGGTCGGTGCAAACGTTGTTCTCTGCACTGCTACTGATGAAGTTTTCCCGACTCTTCATAACTCGGCTGCAGTTAGGATCTCAGGAAGGCTTAACACCGAAGGTTTTGTAGCTCTGATCAAAGAGCAACATCCGGTGTGTGTGGTGGATATAACTCACCCCTATGCTACTGAGGTGAAA
This window contains:
- the cbiE gene encoding precorrin-6y C5,15-methyltransferase (decarboxylating) subunit CbiE; translation: MNRGWYFTIAGCGPGSSDYLTQAVSNAVEESEIVVGSRRLCELFTSFKGEIITTSDLSHVKSVIDSARKKGQRVTVLVSGDPMVSSLATPLRIAYPDEYRIVSGISAVQVAAAAVGVDWTSAEILSAHAVTNAVDYDLLLRKGALILLAGNRKHIAWINSLHQALKDSYTLFILKNLTLKTESIDVYCDANITEEIIAGLTILIWKRAKEKQ
- the cobM gene encoding precorrin-4 C(11)-methyltransferase, producing MKLYFVGAGPGDPELLTLKAARLLSECVCCIYAGSLVPETVTGMVNKDAVLYDSSRMTLDQIIATMKSYADKDCTVVRLHTGEPSLYGAIGEQMARLDACGIEYEIVPGVSSYQAAAAALKCELTVPGGSQTVILSRVAGRTPVPKEQSLGNIAPLKATLCLFLSVGAMDTIVKELSPHYGSDCPVAVVMYASRKNQKVVRGTLITIAEQIAKSDIKKTAMVIIGEALSGSQSESYLYNKFFSHEYRDAQS
- a CDS encoding cobalamin biosynthesis protein, whose protein sequence is MRSHEEFMVKVAIIAHSPQGAMIAEQVCSRFSGAVLYLHKDLQPVFGSLPFESIFELISSSFNKYSGIIYIGPSGVIVRAIAPHIKSKLSDPAVVCVDAAGLWCMSILSGHEGGANELTVAVANATGAEPIITTTTEALKPYYIGVGCRRDTSSENIVELIHDGLSQISLTLESVRYIASSVIKSNERGLIKAALSCGVPLRFIPDWCIRQFAGMVTVSERVMSQFNLPAVAEPSALAAGRNTTLVLKRIQKNGVTVAIARENSTWSE
- the cbiD gene encoding cobalt-precorrin-5B (C(1))-methyltransferase CbiD, producing the protein MNGVQGRGRTGYTTGCCAAAAAKAAALALCKKETVKSVTVALPECRTVQITIESVWFDSTKGGASVRKDAGDDPDSTHGMLVSVELEQSDENRFYAGEGVGTVTLPGLTVAVGEPAINSMPRQMIVQAIQSVTREKMSITVSIPGGEAVASRTFNPRLGIEGGLSILGTTGIVRPFSTDAIAETIRCSLSIAAARGVKDPVLVPGNIGRNAALKIFPGSKNRIVEVGNAWDSAMQRIGAFGFRSFTVVGHPGKLVKLTQTVGDTHSSRSLRAVDILKNYLLDTGISVTEDRITTEDLLLSLDSPVREKLLKDACAQIALSLDKAVKTAAAVKCLCEEVVLVSMSGEVISGWKRGTKIE
- the cobI gene encoding precorrin-2 C(20)-methyltransferase, translating into MKLLERKIITDHIKGPMDPSLPAILLAAFGSNSEAGRSTYEKIDKAFEQSFPDHRRIWGFTSKTVKKRMSERNTPIADVSEALEILRAEGVESCAVVPLFVIPGEEYERITGLKVSGMKIHTALPLLAGAQDIERVASLCLSMIQKDTATILAGHGNGSDSSLNAPLLSLERHIRKQSEHAFLATFDGEPGVASLEQFSSLSGQNRSIDVLPLLMVSGVHVEDDVLGEKPSSWKNILGDYELSILPSLGMHPGIQQVFIDHCSAALDTLTSRKAFKPQNGHFYAVGVGPGAPDLLTRRAETVIRAADVIIAPKSAVTTESLALETVADCLRPDQQILEHVYSMSRDLTRTMENWSQIARKVKEYCNEGKKVVQITLGDPHLYSTTAYLMSMLREQMDETLLHIIPGISAFQAAAASFTEPLTSQEDRMILMSAQDMDAVSDALERCETLVLYKCASVLDQLATLLEQKGLIDQARLVCYAEQEQQLVFNDIRDAVHTAKGYMATATIHVRRKSWAV
- the cobJ gene encoding precorrin-3B C(17)-methyltransferase, whose translation is MGPGNKLDRTHRAEKAVLDSDIIVGYAPYLESIADLTSGKQCYSSGMRKEIERCTGAVEYACNGHTVSVISSGDSGIYGMAGLVLEILHRKGLDIPVEVVCGVSAANAAAAALGAPLMNDFAVISLSDLLVPLERIKKRLEALAALDMVTVIYNPKSKTRTEPFEMMVSIFSAHRSAETAVGIVTKASSEDEEVVTVTTLGKLRECQIGMSTTIIIGSGDVALLDGRMVSLRGYRLDGNRADHE
- a CDS encoding precorrin-8X methylmutase, yielding MNKQVMAGKAIECRSHQIIDRALRRFGYGGGDDEKVIVRRVVHATAEFSFSENLYIHSNAITRGVAALGAGSRLICDVRMLAAGCTHSPLPVQCALDVAGNAELATKKGITRSSAAFELLEDQLDGAIIAIGNAPTALRTVIALCTAPKGPSPALIIGMPVGFVDAKESKIALKTSGLVCITNTSRKGGSPAAAAVFNALCTLYKERSRV
- a CDS encoding cobyrinate a,c-diamide synthase — encoded protein: MKSNKQYAFMIAATGSGVGKTSVSTALCAAFIARGMSVQCFKAGPDFLDPTFSTALTGRPCYNLDIWMCGEEYCRELFEHKSEGADVVVVEGVMGLYDGADSSSDYGSSAHLARLLDIPVLLLIDVRGNARTAAAVVHGMVNFPNAPKVASVIANRVGSPAHGQIIDTALRSVNLSPLAGAVVRGAFPEIASRHLGLMPIDPLSVENRFYDNFAQAAEEHLAIDSILSLTEKRTASADDIITRKQIQEDTTKRVRMAIARDEAFFFYYADDLERLTSEGVELVPFSPLHDEILPHDIDALWIGGGYPEEHAAKLSRNSAMRSSIRQFAENGGVVYAECGGYMYIGNGIFDREEKYYEMCGVLPVKYSMRKKISRLSYAEVTFKTDTFFGPAGTECRGHEFHYSDIVARTEKSNAAYSVSYRKGGSTEEQGCSYKNVIAGYVHLHLSSHPFALKYFVSFVEKNITENL
- a CDS encoding transposase, with the protein product MSQSLTKLYTHIVFSTKNRVPFLADKMLRYQFHDYIGGVLRTLDTVPLVVGGVDDHIHILCVTSKNNAISKLVGETKRISSMWIKSRDVIYSSFYWQRGYSAFSVGRTEIDKTRNYISSQETHHQNDSFEDEYLRLLDENEMNYDLRYVWD